The following proteins are encoded in a genomic region of Fundidesulfovibrio putealis DSM 16056:
- a CDS encoding FeoA family protein, protein MVPLSECPRGSKVRIIELCEDRRCRCRLCALGLTPGVEAEVREGGACCRLSVRGEDISLGAGLADRVMVAQV, encoded by the coding sequence ATGGTTCCCCTGAGCGAATGTCCCCGTGGAAGCAAGGTGCGCATCATCGAGCTCTGCGAAGACCGCCGTTGCCGCTGCCGCCTGTGCGCACTGGGGCTGACCCCGGGCGTCGAGGCTGAGGTGCGGGAAGGGGGGGCCTGCTGCCGCCTGTCCGTTCGCGGGGAAGACATCAGCCTCGGAGCTGGCCTGGCCGACAGGGTCATGGTGGCCCAGGTCTGA
- a CDS encoding amidohydrolase family protein codes for MTLDIHTHAFHPKIASKVLEQLTGHYGITPVGTGLVEHLLESLDAAGIERAAVHAAATAPAQVIPANNWSMELARTQPRLIPFGTIHPGFADFEAEFDRLERAGIRGIKIHADFQGFRLDDPALRPILEAMQGRFIAMFHVGDRLPPHENPSCPAKLRAIREDFPQLCIIAAHLGGYLHWAEALEYLAGTDVYLDTSSSLPFLDDSLLRAILDRHPPERVLFGSDYPIFDPARELKRLRERLRLSDAALTRLLTSGEALFPEEWPRPGPGLTFGWGIHTE; via the coding sequence GTGACCCTGGACATCCACACCCACGCCTTTCATCCCAAGATCGCCTCCAAGGTACTCGAGCAACTCACCGGCCACTACGGCATAACGCCCGTGGGTACGGGTCTTGTGGAGCACCTGCTGGAGAGCCTGGACGCGGCGGGCATCGAGCGCGCCGCAGTGCACGCGGCGGCCACGGCTCCGGCCCAGGTCATACCGGCCAACAACTGGTCCATGGAGCTTGCCCGCACCCAGCCCCGGCTGATCCCCTTCGGCACCATCCACCCCGGCTTCGCGGACTTCGAGGCTGAGTTCGACCGGCTGGAGCGCGCAGGCATCAGGGGCATCAAGATCCACGCCGACTTCCAGGGTTTCCGCCTGGACGACCCGGCTCTGCGGCCCATACTGGAGGCCATGCAGGGCCGTTTCATCGCCATGTTCCACGTGGGCGACCGTCTTCCGCCCCACGAGAACCCCTCCTGCCCGGCCAAGCTCAGGGCCATCCGGGAAGACTTCCCGCAGCTGTGCATCATCGCCGCCCACCTGGGCGGGTACCTGCACTGGGCCGAGGCGCTGGAGTATCTGGCTGGAACAGACGTGTACCTGGACACCTCCTCCAGCCTCCCCTTCCTGGACGACTCCCTGCTGCGCGCCATCCTGGACCGCCACCCGCCGGAGCGGGTGCTGTTCGGCAGCGACTACCCCATCTTCGACCCAGCCCGTGAGCTGAAGCGCCTGCGCGAGCGGCTGCGCTTGTCCGACGCGGCGCTTACGCGCCTGCTCACATCCGGAGAGGCGCTGTTTCCTGAAGAATGGCCCCGACCCGGCCCCGGTTTGACATTTGGGTGGGGAATCCATACAGAATAA
- a CDS encoding FeoA family protein, with protein sequence MTHPNTSPMSLRSLKVGQRASIERINAEGELGRRIRDMGLVPGAQIEIVGRAPLKDPVAIRLKGFTLSLRNNEADYILVSASEA encoded by the coding sequence ATGACTCATCCCAACACCTCGCCCATGTCGCTGCGATCGCTCAAGGTCGGCCAGCGGGCCAGCATCGAACGCATCAACGCCGAGGGAGAGCTCGGTCGCCGCATCCGCGACATGGGCCTCGTGCCCGGGGCGCAGATCGAGATCGTGGGGCGCGCGCCCCTCAAGGATCCCGTGGCTATCCGCCTGAAAGGCTTCACCCTGTCGCTTCGCAACAACGAGGCCGACTACATCCTGGTTTCAGCCTCGGAGGCTTAA
- a CDS encoding response regulator, whose amino-acid sequence MRILIVEDEVSNRLLLQRYLRGMHPVDVVVNGQEALEAFRLSHKDGDPYRVILLDIQMPVMDGLEALRAIREMEKTLLVPSGQEAKVLMITAHNDKDSVVNAFFSGNASGYLVKPVERETLLDCIAGFEQA is encoded by the coding sequence ATGCGCATACTGATAGTGGAAGACGAAGTGTCCAACCGCCTGTTGCTGCAACGCTATCTGCGCGGCATGCATCCGGTTGACGTCGTGGTGAACGGGCAGGAGGCCCTGGAGGCCTTCCGTCTGTCCCACAAGGACGGCGACCCGTACCGGGTGATCCTGCTGGACATCCAGATGCCGGTCATGGATGGCCTGGAGGCGTTGCGGGCCATCCGCGAGATGGAGAAAACCCTCCTGGTGCCGAGCGGACAGGAAGCCAAGGTACTCATGATAACGGCCCACAACGACAAGGACAGCGTGGTCAACGCCTTCTTCAGCGGCAACGCCTCGGGGTATCTGGTGAAGCCGGTGGAGCGGGAAACGCTGCTGGACTGCATCGCCGGTTTCGAGCAGGCCTAG
- a CDS encoding ferredoxin, which yields MPQAYVDQDECIGCESCVQICAEAFQMNAEGKAEVTPDSTGAEECIQEAMDTCPVECIHWQD from the coding sequence ATGCCTCAAGCTTACGTGGATCAGGACGAATGCATCGGGTGTGAATCGTGCGTGCAGATTTGCGCGGAGGCTTTCCAGATGAACGCCGAGGGCAAGGCCGAGGTCACCCCCGACTCCACCGGCGCCGAGGAATGCATCCAGGAAGCCATGGACACCTGCCCCGTGGAATGCATCCACTGGCAGGACTGA
- a CDS encoding flagellar biosynthesis anti-sigma factor FlgM: protein MTSDNMISNGDRADAPSESPEERALRVAEIKRKVALGRYRVDGKEILYNMLKTAP from the coding sequence ATGACGTCCGACAACATGATCTCAAACGGCGACCGCGCCGACGCCCCCTCGGAAAGCCCCGAGGAAAGGGCCCTGCGCGTGGCCGAGATCAAACGCAAGGTGGCGCTCGGGCGCTACCGCGTGGACGGCAAGGAGATCCTCTACAACATGCTGAAGACCGCTCCCTGA
- a CDS encoding FeoB-associated Cys-rich membrane protein, translating into MLEKIIVAAIIVLAVGYMVRRVMRKGASSCGCGSSGGCCGGGQTDIKNFSDCGCGRKS; encoded by the coding sequence ATGCTTGAGAAGATCATAGTTGCGGCCATTATTGTCCTGGCCGTGGGTTACATGGTGCGGCGCGTCATGCGCAAAGGCGCCTCGTCCTGCGGATGCGGCAGCTCCGGCGGATGCTGCGGCGGCGGGCAGACCGACATCAAGAACTTCAGCGATTGTGGTTGCGGCCGGAAATCCTGA
- a CDS encoding acyl-CoA thioesterase produces the protein MIRPGEPFPEADTRFELYVSYGETDAMGVVYYGNYAHWFERSRGQYLRERGLSYAEVERRGVMLPVREMAVRYISPARYDEHVVVRAGISQWGRASVTFAYQVFGPPEHSRLVCLGTTQHACVDANGKPVAVPGWLKEICLK, from the coding sequence GTGATCCGGCCCGGCGAGCCCTTCCCGGAGGCGGATACCCGCTTCGAGCTGTATGTCTCCTACGGCGAGACCGACGCCATGGGCGTGGTGTACTACGGCAACTACGCCCACTGGTTCGAGCGTTCGCGCGGGCAGTACCTGCGCGAGCGGGGCCTGTCCTACGCGGAGGTGGAGCGGCGCGGGGTGATGCTCCCCGTGCGCGAGATGGCCGTGCGCTATATCTCCCCGGCCCGCTACGACGAGCATGTCGTGGTGCGCGCGGGCATAAGCCAGTGGGGGCGCGCCTCCGTGACGTTTGCCTATCAGGTGTTCGGCCCGCCGGAGCACTCGCGCCTGGTGTGCCTGGGCACGACGCAGCACGCCTGCGTGGACGCAAACGGAAAGCCGGTGGCCGTGCCCGGCTGGCTGAAGGAAATCTGCCTGAAGTGA
- the apgM gene encoding 2,3-bisphosphoglycerate-independent phosphoglycerate mutase, whose product MRRKFLFLVADGMGGWPGELNGLTAMEAAQTPVMDAMAREGVLGVARTIPEGMPPGSDVANMALLGFDPASHHTGRGPIEAAAQGLKLAENDLVWRCNLVRVSKYASDGVMLDYSSGHITTEASTPLIRQLDDQCARCSEEFAPFQLIPGVQYRHLLVQRGAADSPEAKLAIRPPHDITDQSIHQDIDAYRSVPLLWSLTRCAARLLEGSGNTTKANAIWPWGQGRALSLPSFADNFGLKGAVISAVDLIKGLGRAAGMDVLEVEGATGLLDTNYEGKVAAAVEYLKNGGDMAFVHLEGPDECGHGGDAPGKAEAVARFDARVVKPLRDAFPDAVFLITCDHLTPVSKRTHVDDPVPFLLWGKGIDPEEAGGAQCFSEAQAKASGLSLDPGHELLSWAIKKAGGL is encoded by the coding sequence ATGAGACGCAAATTCCTGTTTCTGGTGGCTGACGGCATGGGCGGCTGGCCCGGAGAGCTGAACGGCCTGACGGCCATGGAAGCAGCGCAGACCCCGGTGATGGACGCCATGGCCCGCGAAGGCGTGCTGGGCGTGGCCCGCACCATCCCGGAAGGGATGCCCCCGGGGTCGGACGTGGCCAACATGGCGCTTCTGGGCTTCGACCCGGCCAGCCACCACACCGGGCGCGGCCCCATCGAGGCTGCGGCCCAGGGCCTTAAGCTGGCCGAGAACGACCTGGTCTGGCGCTGCAACCTGGTCCGCGTCAGCAAGTACGCCTCGGACGGCGTCATGCTGGACTACTCCTCCGGCCACATCACCACTGAGGCCTCCACGCCGCTCATTCGCCAGCTGGACGACCAGTGCGCCCGCTGCTCAGAAGAATTCGCCCCCTTCCAGCTGATCCCCGGCGTGCAGTACCGCCATCTGCTGGTGCAGCGCGGCGCAGCGGACAGCCCGGAGGCAAAACTGGCCATCCGCCCCCCGCACGACATCACCGACCAGTCCATCCACCAGGACATCGATGCCTACCGCTCCGTGCCCCTGCTCTGGAGCCTGACCCGCTGCGCGGCCCGCCTGCTGGAAGGTTCCGGCAACACCACCAAGGCCAACGCCATCTGGCCCTGGGGGCAGGGCAGGGCGCTTTCGCTTCCGTCCTTCGCGGACAACTTCGGCCTGAAGGGCGCGGTGATCTCAGCCGTGGACCTGATAAAGGGCCTGGGGCGCGCTGCGGGAATGGATGTCCTTGAGGTGGAGGGAGCCACCGGGCTCCTGGACACCAACTACGAGGGCAAGGTGGCCGCAGCTGTCGAATACCTGAAGAACGGCGGGGACATGGCCTTCGTGCACCTGGAAGGCCCGGACGAATGCGGCCACGGCGGCGACGCGCCGGGCAAGGCCGAGGCCGTGGCCCGGTTCGATGCGCGTGTGGTCAAACCCCTGCGCGATGCTTTTCCGGACGCGGTGTTCCTCATCACCTGCGACCACCTGACCCCCGTGTCCAAGCGCACCCATGTGGACGACCCGGTGCCGTTCCTGCTCTGGGGCAAGGGCATCGACCCGGAAGAGGCTGGCGGGGCGCAGTGCTTCAGCGAGGCCCAGGCCAAGGCCTCCGGCCTGTCTCTGGACCCCGGACACGAGCTGCTCTCCTGGGCCATCAAGAAGGCTGGCGGGCTGTGA
- a CDS encoding universal stress protein yields the protein MAAETLEKHLLVTISEDINALFGLRYVFGFFSRRDLVRLTLFYVSARPGSEAFDSSAPFCAAGQASSFGNACRTPPQTLTTARDWLLDMGFPGDRIELRSAPAKYGTVKDIAAEAERGLYDAVVLGRRGLSWFDEIFDDSITHRMLWESISFPLWVCRNPGRHRKNVLLCVDGSEQSLRVADHVGFVLRNEPEHSVTVFHNRALSLPEGQSIEHIMAGAIAVLKENGLEDERIDILVKSSKDPAELILKQAQEGEFAAVAVGRTGGKPDGLRNIFGSTSQTLLRKLEGAALWISK from the coding sequence ATGGCAGCCGAGACACTTGAAAAACACCTGCTGGTGACCATCTCCGAGGACATCAACGCCCTGTTCGGCCTGCGTTATGTCTTCGGCTTTTTCAGCAGGCGCGATCTGGTCCGCCTGACCCTCTTCTACGTCTCGGCGAGGCCGGGGTCGGAAGCCTTCGACTCGAGCGCGCCCTTCTGCGCAGCCGGACAGGCTTCGAGCTTCGGAAACGCCTGCCGCACCCCCCCCCAGACCCTGACCACTGCCAGGGACTGGCTCCTGGACATGGGCTTTCCCGGAGACAGGATCGAGTTGCGCTCCGCCCCGGCCAAATACGGCACGGTCAAGGACATCGCCGCAGAGGCCGAACGCGGCCTCTACGACGCTGTGGTGCTCGGGCGCAGGGGCCTCTCCTGGTTCGACGAGATCTTCGACGACTCCATCACCCACCGCATGCTCTGGGAATCCATCAGCTTTCCGCTGTGGGTGTGCCGCAACCCCGGACGCCATCGCAAGAACGTGCTGCTGTGCGTGGACGGCTCGGAGCAATCCCTGCGCGTGGCCGACCACGTGGGATTCGTGCTGCGAAACGAACCCGAACACTCCGTGACCGTGTTCCACAACCGCGCCCTCAGTCTGCCCGAGGGGCAGAGCATCGAGCACATCATGGCCGGTGCCATCGCCGTGCTCAAGGAGAACGGCCTCGAGGACGAGCGCATCGACATCCTGGTGAAATCCTCCAAGGACCCGGCGGAGCTCATCCTCAAGCAGGCCCAGGAAGGGGAGTTCGCCGCCGTGGCCGTGGGGCGCACGGGGGGAAAGCCGGACGGGCTGCGCAACATCTTCGGCTCCACCAGCCAGACGCTCCTGCGCAAGCTGGAAGGCGCCGCCTTGTGGATATCCAAATAG
- a CDS encoding diguanylate cyclase — protein MASILLNCLLPRICRAFPAGAALLSLLILCDDNALCASSPQQARIGVLANWGVKKCAEDWAPMILALKKALPHVDFTLVPLPFEAVEDAVADAQIDFAVVNPAIYVNLEVTHDVIRIATLINQAAGRSASRFGGVFFTRADRADITTFDQIRGKSLAATSSSSLGGWLMGAYTLQQNDIDPARDLSSLHFLEAHDQVVRSVLDARYDVGTARTDTLERMEAAGKLRMADLKILTPPGFRQDPTFPFLHSTRLVPEWPFAKLRHTPEPLAKSVAAALLLMQPRADEQGTHGNQWTVPLPYESIHEIMRSLKVAPYEQFGQVLVGDFITQHPKLVTAMAVMLLALLVLVAYFRSLNRRLHAALRQVRETEIELTRQANTDGLTGLCNRKWFNEVIETEIGRALRYKRPLAMILMDLDHFKAINDKFGHPVGDKVLIAVADMIGSSVRRGDVAARVGGEEFAILLPETNIEAAALMAERIRASLETTVLVQVGQTDVRCTVSIGVADVCPSIQNHSALYTAVDEALYQAKRLGRNRVEKSSACAWS, from the coding sequence TTGGCGAGCATCCTCCTCAATTGTCTGCTTCCACGAATCTGCCGTGCATTCCCCGCCGGGGCGGCACTCCTGTCTCTTCTGATTCTTTGCGATGACAACGCTCTCTGCGCAAGCAGCCCGCAACAGGCCCGTATCGGTGTCCTGGCCAACTGGGGCGTGAAGAAATGCGCCGAGGACTGGGCTCCGATGATCCTTGCGCTCAAGAAGGCCCTGCCGCATGTCGACTTCACCCTCGTGCCCCTGCCGTTCGAGGCCGTGGAAGACGCCGTGGCCGACGCGCAGATCGATTTCGCAGTGGTCAATCCGGCCATCTACGTGAATCTCGAAGTCACCCACGACGTCATCCGCATCGCCACGCTCATCAACCAGGCGGCGGGGCGGTCCGCCTCCAGGTTCGGGGGGGTGTTCTTCACCAGGGCCGACAGGGCCGACATAACCACCTTCGACCAGATCAGGGGAAAGAGCCTCGCGGCCACGTCGTCCAGTTCGCTGGGAGGCTGGCTCATGGGCGCCTACACCTTGCAGCAAAACGACATTGACCCGGCCAGGGACCTGTCGTCGCTGCACTTCCTGGAGGCGCACGACCAGGTTGTCCGTTCGGTGCTCGACGCACGCTACGACGTGGGCACGGCGCGCACGGACACCCTGGAGCGCATGGAGGCGGCGGGGAAGCTCCGCATGGCGGACCTCAAGATACTGACCCCGCCTGGGTTCAGGCAGGATCCCACGTTCCCCTTCCTCCACAGCACCAGGCTGGTGCCGGAGTGGCCCTTCGCCAAGCTGCGCCACACGCCGGAACCGCTGGCGAAATCAGTGGCGGCCGCACTCTTGCTGATGCAGCCCCGCGCGGACGAGCAGGGCACCCACGGGAACCAGTGGACGGTGCCGCTTCCCTACGAATCCATCCATGAGATCATGCGGTCCCTGAAGGTGGCGCCCTACGAGCAGTTCGGCCAGGTGCTGGTGGGCGATTTCATCACCCAGCACCCCAAACTGGTAACGGCCATGGCCGTCATGCTGCTGGCCCTCCTGGTGCTGGTGGCCTACTTCCGCTCGCTCAACCGGCGTCTCCACGCCGCGTTGCGCCAGGTGCGGGAAACGGAGATCGAACTCACCCGGCAGGCCAACACGGACGGGCTCACCGGCCTGTGCAACCGCAAGTGGTTCAACGAGGTCATCGAAACCGAGATAGGCCGGGCGTTGCGCTACAAACGGCCGCTGGCCATGATCCTCATGGACCTGGACCACTTCAAGGCCATAAACGACAAGTTCGGCCATCCAGTGGGCGACAAGGTCCTCATCGCCGTGGCGGACATGATTGGGTCCAGCGTGCGGCGCGGCGACGTGGCGGCCAGGGTGGGGGGCGAGGAGTTCGCCATCCTGCTGCCGGAGACCAACATCGAGGCGGCGGCCCTCATGGCGGAGCGCATCCGGGCATCCCTGGAAACCACTGTACTTGTCCAGGTCGGCCAGACCGACGTGCGCTGCACCGTGAGCATCGGCGTGGCCGACGTCTGCCCCTCCATCCAGAACCATTCGGCCCTGTACACTGCGGTGGACGAGGCGCTCTACCAGGCCAAGCGGCTTGGGAGAAACCGCGTGGAGAAGTCCTCCGCGTGCGCCTGGAGTTGA
- a CDS encoding PAS domain-containing sensor histidine kinase, translating to MSDRDKTREQLADGQEAPVPPLEGLAARRTAAADFTTLFNLSQDMVAVADIETATFVLVNPSFSRVLGYSEQELTGRPFLEFVHPDDLGRTLAVMDEKIRQGQQILHFENRYRCKGGGVRWLSWVSSTVPEEGLVYAIARDVTEQKESQERLRQSEEKFRTIFDSINECIFVHDARNGAILEVNQRVCEVYGYSREEILRLDVGSLSSGVEPYDREHAFARIREAFKGIPQHFEWQARRKDGGLFWADVSLRVARLDNADRVLVTVRDVSDRKQAQDEILREKAFTEALMNSVPGLIYMYDEQGRLVRWNKKHEELTGYTSEELARMTLMDWYKDDPEEIAKIQAAVARIPVEGFSTSEGNLRNKDGSRRLYYFTGVPLVLEGKQYFTGIGIDFTEMKRMRELMVQTEKMLSVGGLAAGMAHEINNPLSGILQNVQVVMRRLTEDLDGNRKAAAESGCSLESVQRFMEKREVLASLECVREAGCRAGRIVSSMLEFARKNEGRTTEADIAALLDRAVELAGQDYDLRKNYDFRQIRIEREYDPSLPPVECAANEIEQVVLNLLRNAAQAACGWHGNGLKPVIRLKTSREGGMARIEVVDNGPGMEEDVRKRVFEPFFTTKPVGVGTGLGLSVSYFIITSNHRGVIEVESSPGKGSRFIICLPLKQSACGDGGPA from the coding sequence ATGAGCGACCGCGACAAGACCAGGGAACAGCTCGCCGACGGGCAGGAAGCGCCCGTCCCACCTTTGGAGGGCCTGGCCGCGCGCAGAACCGCAGCTGCGGATTTCACCACGCTGTTCAATCTTTCCCAGGACATGGTTGCCGTCGCGGATATCGAGACCGCGACCTTCGTCCTGGTCAATCCGTCCTTCTCCAGGGTGCTGGGATACTCCGAACAGGAGCTGACCGGCAGGCCCTTCCTGGAGTTCGTCCACCCCGACGACCTGGGCAGGACGCTGGCCGTCATGGATGAGAAGATCCGCCAGGGCCAGCAGATCCTTCATTTCGAGAACCGCTACCGCTGCAAGGGCGGAGGCGTGCGCTGGCTGAGCTGGGTGTCCAGCACCGTGCCGGAAGAGGGCCTGGTCTACGCCATCGCCCGCGACGTGACCGAACAGAAAGAGTCCCAGGAGCGGCTCAGGCAGAGCGAGGAAAAATTCAGGACCATATTCGATTCGATAAACGAGTGCATCTTCGTGCACGACGCCCGGAACGGGGCCATCCTGGAGGTGAACCAGCGGGTGTGCGAAGTCTACGGCTACTCCCGGGAGGAGATCCTGCGCCTTGACGTGGGCTCGCTGAGCTCGGGGGTCGAGCCCTATGACCGGGAACACGCCTTTGCCCGCATCCGGGAGGCCTTCAAGGGCATCCCCCAGCATTTCGAATGGCAGGCCCGGAGGAAGGACGGCGGGTTGTTCTGGGCGGACGTGTCGCTGCGGGTGGCGCGACTGGACAACGCGGACAGGGTGCTGGTGACGGTCAGGGACGTCTCCGACCGCAAGCAGGCCCAGGACGAGATCCTGCGCGAAAAGGCCTTCACGGAAGCCCTCATGAACAGCGTCCCCGGGCTCATCTACATGTACGACGAACAGGGACGGCTGGTGCGCTGGAACAAGAAGCACGAGGAGCTGACCGGGTACACCTCCGAGGAGCTCGCCCGGATGACCCTGATGGACTGGTACAAGGACGACCCCGAAGAGATCGCCAAGATCCAGGCCGCCGTGGCGAGGATACCCGTGGAAGGCTTCTCCACCTCGGAGGGAAACCTGCGCAACAAGGACGGCAGCAGGCGCCTGTACTACTTCACGGGCGTGCCCCTGGTCCTTGAGGGCAAGCAGTATTTCACCGGCATCGGCATAGACTTCACCGAGATGAAGCGCATGCGCGAGCTGATGGTCCAGACCGAGAAGATGCTGAGCGTTGGCGGGCTGGCCGCTGGCATGGCGCACGAGATAAACAATCCCCTGAGCGGAATCCTGCAGAACGTGCAGGTGGTGATGCGCAGGCTCACCGAGGACCTGGACGGCAACCGCAAGGCGGCGGCGGAGTCGGGATGTTCCCTGGAATCGGTCCAGCGCTTCATGGAGAAGCGTGAGGTTCTGGCCTCGCTGGAGTGCGTCCGGGAGGCCGGGTGCAGGGCGGGCCGCATCGTGTCCAGCATGCTCGAGTTTGCCCGCAAGAACGAAGGCAGGACCACGGAGGCCGACATCGCGGCCCTGCTGGACCGGGCCGTGGAGCTGGCCGGGCAGGACTACGACCTGAGGAAGAATTACGATTTCCGACAGATCAGGATCGAGCGCGAGTACGACCCCTCGCTGCCTCCGGTGGAATGCGCGGCCAACGAGATCGAGCAGGTTGTCCTGAATCTCTTGCGAAACGCGGCACAGGCCGCCTGCGGCTGGCACGGAAACGGCCTGAAGCCCGTGATCCGCCTGAAAACCTCACGGGAAGGCGGCATGGCCCGGATAGAAGTGGTCGACAACGGCCCAGGCATGGAAGAGGACGTCCGCAAACGCGTGTTCGAACCCTTCTTCACCACCAAGCCCGTCGGCGTGGGCACGGGGCTCGGTCTGTCCGTGTCGTATTTCATCATCACCTCGAACCACCGGGGCGTCATCGAGGTGGAGTCCTCCCCAGGCAAGGGCTCCCGGTTCATCATCTGTCTGCCGCTGAAGCAGTCGGCGTGCGGGGATGGCGGCCCGGCTTGA
- a CDS encoding ATP-binding protein, which translates to MAVSQIPFFRGLAFRLAAWVLVFSLAVSLAMSSLLLYAKHRDFLADKERQLKGIGEVNLPSLANALWNLDQRSLLLQLEGLRQMPDVELVEVGDGVSMAGSLGETSSTRRLERIYSLHYELRGEARQLGTLRVVLGLDKGLDRLWRDALLSIALETARTLAMGGALLFIFYSLVGRHLRRMASYAAGLTVTGLEKPLVLDRRPSATGRPDEMDQLSGALETMRINLLGSVEELKTANESLIEEIDRREEAEKQVRATRAALRNIIDSMPSAVIGLSGDMVVTHFNAMAAQMSGMNAEQAVGRTLGEVFAPLVAHQDMVREALEERKPVARQRLTLQVLGGEITADLVVYPLLAEQGGGVVIRVDDETQRAQLEEVLIQTEKMVSLGSLAAGMAHEINNPLAGVLQSAQSMQRRLSSGLRANDKAAREAGIDLMALEAYLKARDIPEILVGMRSAGERAARIVANMLKFSRLSKRTHEGQNLAEVVDAALELAESDYDLNRKYDFRRMRITRLYDPSLPPVPCSAQEMEQVVLNIVKNAAQAMGNIQGPALTVSLRREDLHAVIEISDNGPGMDESVRKRVFDPFFTTKMQGEGTGLGLSVSYFIITQNHRGAIQVESAPGEGTTFTIRLPLEGQPA; encoded by the coding sequence GTGGCGGTGTCCCAGATCCCCTTTTTTCGCGGGCTGGCCTTCAGGCTTGCGGCCTGGGTGCTGGTCTTCTCCCTGGCCGTGTCCCTGGCCATGTCCTCCCTTCTTCTCTACGCCAAACACCGTGACTTCCTTGCCGACAAGGAGCGCCAGCTCAAAGGCATAGGCGAGGTGAACCTGCCCAGCCTGGCGAACGCGCTGTGGAACCTGGACCAGAGGTCGCTCCTCCTGCAACTGGAGGGGCTGCGGCAGATGCCTGACGTCGAGCTGGTGGAGGTGGGCGACGGCGTCTCCATGGCGGGCTCCCTGGGCGAAACATCCAGCACGCGCAGGCTGGAGCGGATCTACTCCCTGCACTACGAGCTACGCGGCGAAGCGCGCCAGCTGGGAACCCTGCGGGTGGTGCTCGGCCTGGACAAGGGCCTGGACAGGCTCTGGCGCGACGCCCTGCTGTCCATAGCCCTGGAGACGGCCAGGACCCTGGCCATGGGCGGGGCGCTGCTGTTCATCTTCTATTCCCTGGTGGGACGCCATCTGAGGCGAATGGCCTCCTACGCCGCCGGGCTGACCGTGACGGGCCTTGAAAAACCCCTGGTCCTGGACCGCCGCCCCTCCGCCACGGGCAGGCCCGATGAAATGGACCAGCTGAGCGGCGCGCTTGAAACCATGCGCATCAACCTGCTGGGATCGGTCGAGGAGCTGAAGACCGCCAACGAGAGCCTGATCGAGGAGATCGACCGGCGCGAAGAGGCGGAAAAGCAGGTTCGGGCCACGCGGGCGGCGCTGCGAAACATCATCGACTCCATGCCTTCGGCGGTTATCGGGCTTTCCGGGGACATGGTGGTCACCCATTTCAACGCCATGGCCGCGCAGATGAGCGGCATGAACGCCGAACAGGCCGTGGGGCGCACCCTGGGCGAGGTATTCGCACCACTGGTGGCGCATCAGGACATGGTGCGCGAAGCCCTGGAAGAGCGCAAACCCGTGGCCCGCCAGCGCCTGACCCTTCAGGTGCTGGGCGGGGAGATCACGGCCGATCTGGTGGTGTACCCCCTGCTGGCCGAGCAGGGGGGAGGGGTGGTCATCCGCGTTGACGACGAGACCCAGCGCGCCCAGCTGGAGGAAGTGCTGATCCAGACGGAGAAGATGGTGTCGCTTGGCAGCCTGGCCGCAGGCATGGCGCACGAGATCAACAACCCCCTGGCCGGGGTGCTCCAGAGCGCCCAGAGCATGCAGCGCAGGCTGAGCAGCGGGCTTAGGGCCAACGACAAGGCCGCCAGGGAGGCCGGGATCGACCTGATGGCGCTCGAGGCCTACCTCAAGGCGCGCGACATCCCGGAGATACTGGTGGGGATGCGTTCGGCGGGCGAGCGGGCGGCGCGCATCGTGGCCAACATGCTCAAGTTTTCCAGGCTCAGCAAGCGCACCCATGAAGGCCAGAACCTGGCCGAGGTGGTGGACGCTGCCCTGGAGCTGGCCGAGAGCGACTACGACCTGAACCGCAAGTATGATTTCCGGCGCATGCGCATCACCAGGCTCTACGACCCTTCCCTGCCGCCGGTCCCCTGCTCGGCCCAGGAAATGGAACAGGTGGTTCTGAACATCGTCAAGAACGCCGCCCAGGCCATGGGAAATATTCAAGGCCCGGCGCTCACGGTGTCCCTGCGGCGCGAGGACCTGCACGCCGTCATCGAAATCAGCGACAACGGCCCCGGCATGGACGAGTCGGTCAGGAAGCGCGTTTTCGATCCTTTCTTCACCACCAAGATGCAGGGCGAGGGCACGGGCCTGGGCCTCTCGGTGAGCTACTTCATCATCACCCAGAACCACCGGGGCGCAATCCAGGTGGAATCCGCACCGGGCGAAGGGACCACCTTCACCATCCGGCTGCCGCTCGAGGGGCAGCCCGCCTAG